One Dioscorea cayenensis subsp. rotundata cultivar TDr96_F1 chromosome 15, TDr96_F1_v2_PseudoChromosome.rev07_lg8_w22 25.fasta, whole genome shotgun sequence genomic region harbors:
- the LOC120277109 gene encoding uncharacterized protein LOC120277109 isoform X2 codes for MEVDPNLSLLRRNLKVDDPWISPKTWESISSESGGGAAPSSKLRQREDPIYDTPIVSESALVRLAINALLGVKSALVEIDKLSTEFSVSPADRTSHRIPDFWRRWSSTSALAKLLNSFFHSGLVFFLLQRFVDYNSSEGHNATQSLVNQAFSVAVGKVLEGYVCALNTLLASVKLRRSSSGVTAEESSLDGVGSLTSVVHSEVTVLEVFLHTKELRTRIEALGNICFADVVNLSREDLSVDVEIEFSKFPRGADLLSYLYVQLRDADPVHYALLKFLFICSSDPYCGFIKSWIYRASIADPYKEFHVVDSDSDGATSSITKTGPLDDLSLAYVKELDFISVPCFLEDASRPLIRAGQQLQVLVKLLKLCNYGIFGYNNYGRENDPKDLPNLEDVLPCWEGVSSDSAFLLNPMMFCRKDLGDLVEKRNTMYQMMLDKLHHFFTKLDVKYHQLGYTGIPCPSMPSSDCKRNGMDSSLSLPLDLDLIWTPTIHEQGASGAEAQKDNDDSSTSDDLCYVVDPSQLSDSSSFDSCEDEDAPSVLGISSQPDAYLLSRVSICYDSRNVLQKLCETVRPNSLHPSHHNSSEGPVQVSPLVHPNHEDVELGKISTGQQFGDSKCSKILKTINEGFQSGKCWPLGGLLENPFYANMKYKSPKQLHFTEFVSEIADENSDNIDSGKSYFHEVFVSESSELDPFRRIKLMNDTFGGQSKGIPEPWACHDSYDLSTNPILRKSSFLHSTWNLRDRSSLNKKGSFFSYFDFSSVSDPCKVYSEHEFQVEAPIPTESGVPSPGTESVSSEQCAPKHMTDKLTIKTVISSNEDFQKEPLQNASSGANWEGSLSYSGENSTVSTRDKCGLFAAYETPLDVVISKCIVQGIMLQYNYVSNFTIKLLEQGFDLHGHLLALRRYHFMELADWADSFILSLRNQKWYGIEPEQKITEIQGQLDLALRRSSCENDQYRERLFLFMKGKNLTARPHSTTGIHWFDFLVLGYRVDWPVSVVITPEALEIYAGIFSYLIQIRLAAFSLADVWCSLKTLMYPTCHNRNLMHGEMKDFNILIKMRQQIDHFVSTLQHYVHSQLSHVSWSHFQHSLKYK; via the exons ATGGAGGTAGATCCCAATCTCTCCTTGCTCCGGCGAAACCTCAAGGTCGACGACCCCTGGATCTCTCCTAAGACCTGGGAATCCATTAGCTCGGAGAGCGGTGGCGGGGCTGCCCCATCCTCTAAACTCCGGCAACGCGAAGACCCGATCTATGACACGCCCATCGTCTCG GAATCGGCTTTGGTTCGTCTAGCGATAAATGCATTGCTAGGTGTGAAGTCAGCTCTAGTTGAGATCGATAAGCTCTCTACCGAGTTTTCCGTGAGCCCGGCGGACCGGACTTCTCATCGGATTCCTGATTTCTGGCGACGGTGGTCGAGCACCAGTGCACTGGCCAAGCTTCTGAATTCCTTTTTCCACTCCGGCCTCGTGTTCTTCCTTCTCCAAAGGTTTGTAGACTATAATTCCTCTGAGGGTCACAATGCCACGCAAAGTCTTGTAAATCAAGCATTCTCGGTAGCTGTTGGAAAGGTTTTGGAAGGGTATGTTTGTGCTCTGAATACTCTGTTGGCCTCTGTTAAACTGAGGCGTTCTTCGAGTGGAGTCACTGCAGAGGAGAGTTCTCTGGATGGGGTAGGCAGTCTCACGAGTGTTGTGCATTCTGAAGTTACGGTTTTGGAGGTTTTCTTGCATACTAAGGAGTTGAGGACTCGGATTGAGGCTCTTGGAAACATATGTTTTGCTGATGTTGTTAATCTTTCTAGAGAAGATTTGAGTGTTGATGTTGAGATAGAATTCAGCAAGTTTCCAAGAGGAGCAGATCTGCTTTCATATTTGTATGTTCAGCTCCGA gatGCTGATCCAGTCCATTATGCGCTTCTCAAGTTCCTATTCATTTGCTCGTCTGACCCATATTGTGGGTTCATTAAGTCATGGATTTATCGAGCAAGCATTGCTGATCCTTACAAGGAATTTCATGTTGTGGATTCAGATTCAGATGGTGCAACTAGTTCAATCACTAAAACTGGGCCTCTTGATGATTTATCATTGGCATATGTCAAG GAGCTGGATTTTATTTCTGTTCCTTGTTTTCTAGAAGATGCTTCTCGCCCACTTATACGAGCTGGACAGCAACTTCAGGTTCTTGTGAAACTCCTGAAGTTGTGCAACTATGGAATTTTTGGATATAACAACTATGGAAGAGAAAATGACCCAAAGGATTTGCCAAATCTTGAAGATGTTCTGCCTTGTTGGGAAGGAGTATCAAGTGATTCTGCATTTCTCCTGAATCCCATGATGTTTTGTAGAAAAGACTTGGGGGATTTAGTTGAGAAAAGAAACACTATGTACCAAATGATGCTGGATAAGCTTCATcattttttcacaaaattagATGTCAAATATCATCAGTTAGGTTACACA GGAATTCCATGTCCTTCTATGCCTTCTTCTGATTGTAAAAGGAATGGTATGGATAGTTCCTTATCTTTGCCACTTGATCTGGACTTAATTTGGACTCCAACAATCCATGAACAAGGGGCTTCTGG GGCTGAAGCTCAAAAGGATAATGATGATTCTAGCACATCTGATGACCTCTGTTATGTTGTTGATCCCTCACAGTTGTCAGACTCTTCATCTTTTGATAgttgtgaagatgaagatgcGCCCAGTGTGCTTGGCATTTCATCGCAGCCAGATGCTTATCTTCTTTCGAGGGTGTCCATTTGTTATGACAGTAGAAATGTGCTGCAGAAGTTATGTGAAACTGTTAGACCAAACTCTTTGCACCCATCACACCACAATAGTTCCGAAGGTCCTGTTCAAGTTTCTCCTCTTGTGCACCCTAATCATGAAGATGTGGAACTCGGCAAAATTTCTACCGGTCAACAATTTGGGGATTCAAAGtgttctaaaatattaaaaaccataaatGAAGGTTTTCAATCTGGTAAGTGCTGGCCATTAGGAGGTCTTCTTGAGAATCCTTTTTATGCCAATATGAAGTACAAGAGTCCAAAACAACTACATTTCACTGAGTTTGTCTCTGAGATAGCTGATGAGAACTCAGACAACATTGACAGTGGGAAATCATATTTTCATGAAGTGTTTGTTTCTGAAAGTTCTGAACTGGATCCATTTAGGCGGATCAAACTCATGAATGACACTTTTGGGGGTCAATCTAAGGGTATTCCAGAGCCATGGGCTTGCCATGACTCGTATGACCTCAGCACTAATCCAATTTTGAGAAAATCATCATTTCTACATTCAACATGGAACTTGAGAGACAGAAGCTCTTTGAATAAAAAGGGGTCTTTTTTTTCGTACTTCGATTTTTCTTCTGTTTCAGATCCTTGTAAGGTCTACTCTGAGCATGAGTTTCAAGTTGAAGCTCCTATTCCTACAGAGTCAGGTGTTCCTTCTCCAGGAACAGAGAGTGTTTCCTCTGAACAATGTGCTCCAAAACATATGACagataaattaacaataaaaactgTAATTTCATCAAATGAGGATTTCCAGAAGGAACCCCTGCAAAATGCTTCCTCTGGGGCAAATTGGGAGGGATCACTAAGTTATTCAGGTGAAAATTCCACAGTTAGTACACGAGATAAGTGTGGCTTATTTGCTGCATATGAGACACCCCTGGATGTTGTCATCAGCAAATGCATAGTGCAAGGGATCATGCTTCA ATATAATTATGTGAGCAACTTCACTATCAAATTGCTCGAGCAGGGATTCGATCTACATGGACATTTGTTGGCATTGCGCCGGTATCATTTTATGGAACTGGCAGACTGGGCGgattctttcattctttctctTCGTAATCAA AAATGGTATGGTATTGAACCAGAGCAGAAAATAACTGAAATCCAAGGACAGCTTGATTTAGCTCTAAGGAGGTCTTCATGTGAGAATGATCAATACAGAGAacgattgtttttatttatgaagGGGAAGAATTTAACTGCCCGACCACATTCCACAACTG GCATCCATTGGTTTGATTTTCTAGTACTTGGATACAGAGTGGATTGGCCTGTCAGTGTTGTTATAACTCCAGAGGCATTGGAAATATATGCTGGGATATTCAGTTATCTCATTCAAATCAGGCTTGCTGCTTTTTCATTGGCTGATGTTTGGTGCAGCTTAAAG ACCCTGATGTATCCAACCTGTCACAACAGAAATTTGATGCATGGTGAAATGAAggatttcaatattttaataaaaatgag GCAACAAATTGACCATTTTGTGTCTACATTGCAACATTATGTGCATTCCCAGTTGTCACATGTGTCATGGTCCCATTTCCAACATTCACTTAAGTACAAG TAA
- the LOC120277109 gene encoding uncharacterized protein LOC120277109 isoform X1 translates to MEVDPNLSLLRRNLKVDDPWISPKTWESISSESGGGAAPSSKLRQREDPIYDTPIVSESALVRLAINALLGVKSALVEIDKLSTEFSVSPADRTSHRIPDFWRRWSSTSALAKLLNSFFHSGLVFFLLQRFVDYNSSEGHNATQSLVNQAFSVAVGKVLEGYVCALNTLLASVKLRRSSSGVTAEESSLDGVGSLTSVVHSEVTVLEVFLHTKELRTRIEALGNICFADVVNLSREDLSVDVEIEFSKFPRGADLLSYLYVQLRDADPVHYALLKFLFICSSDPYCGFIKSWIYRASIADPYKEFHVVDSDSDGATSSITKTGPLDDLSLAYVKELDFISVPCFLEDASRPLIRAGQQLQVLVKLLKLCNYGIFGYNNYGRENDPKDLPNLEDVLPCWEGVSSDSAFLLNPMMFCRKDLGDLVEKRNTMYQMMLDKLHHFFTKLDVKYHQLGYTGIPCPSMPSSDCKRNGMDSSLSLPLDLDLIWTPTIHEQGASGAEAQKDNDDSSTSDDLCYVVDPSQLSDSSSFDSCEDEDAPSVLGISSQPDAYLLSRVSICYDSRNVLQKLCETVRPNSLHPSHHNSSEGPVQVSPLVHPNHEDVELGKISTGQQFGDSKCSKILKTINEGFQSGKCWPLGGLLENPFYANMKYKSPKQLHFTEFVSEIADENSDNIDSGKSYFHEVFVSESSELDPFRRIKLMNDTFGGQSKGIPEPWACHDSYDLSTNPILRKSSFLHSTWNLRDRSSLNKKGSFFSYFDFSSVSDPCKVYSEHEFQVEAPIPTESGVPSPGTESVSSEQCAPKHMTDKLTIKTVISSNEDFQKEPLQNASSGANWEGSLSYSGENSTVSTRDKCGLFAAYETPLDVVISKCIVQGIMLQYNYVSNFTIKLLEQGFDLHGHLLALRRYHFMELADWADSFILSLRNQKWYGIEPEQKITEIQGQLDLALRRSSCENDQYRERLFLFMKGKNLTARPHSTTGIHWFDFLVLGYRVDWPVSVVITPEALEIYAGIFSYLIQIRLAAFSLADVWCSLKTLMYPTCHNRNLMHGEMKDFNILIKMRQQIDHFVSTLQHYVHSQLSHVSWSHFQHSLKYKILILLFCTSIERFIDGLN, encoded by the exons ATGGAGGTAGATCCCAATCTCTCCTTGCTCCGGCGAAACCTCAAGGTCGACGACCCCTGGATCTCTCCTAAGACCTGGGAATCCATTAGCTCGGAGAGCGGTGGCGGGGCTGCCCCATCCTCTAAACTCCGGCAACGCGAAGACCCGATCTATGACACGCCCATCGTCTCG GAATCGGCTTTGGTTCGTCTAGCGATAAATGCATTGCTAGGTGTGAAGTCAGCTCTAGTTGAGATCGATAAGCTCTCTACCGAGTTTTCCGTGAGCCCGGCGGACCGGACTTCTCATCGGATTCCTGATTTCTGGCGACGGTGGTCGAGCACCAGTGCACTGGCCAAGCTTCTGAATTCCTTTTTCCACTCCGGCCTCGTGTTCTTCCTTCTCCAAAGGTTTGTAGACTATAATTCCTCTGAGGGTCACAATGCCACGCAAAGTCTTGTAAATCAAGCATTCTCGGTAGCTGTTGGAAAGGTTTTGGAAGGGTATGTTTGTGCTCTGAATACTCTGTTGGCCTCTGTTAAACTGAGGCGTTCTTCGAGTGGAGTCACTGCAGAGGAGAGTTCTCTGGATGGGGTAGGCAGTCTCACGAGTGTTGTGCATTCTGAAGTTACGGTTTTGGAGGTTTTCTTGCATACTAAGGAGTTGAGGACTCGGATTGAGGCTCTTGGAAACATATGTTTTGCTGATGTTGTTAATCTTTCTAGAGAAGATTTGAGTGTTGATGTTGAGATAGAATTCAGCAAGTTTCCAAGAGGAGCAGATCTGCTTTCATATTTGTATGTTCAGCTCCGA gatGCTGATCCAGTCCATTATGCGCTTCTCAAGTTCCTATTCATTTGCTCGTCTGACCCATATTGTGGGTTCATTAAGTCATGGATTTATCGAGCAAGCATTGCTGATCCTTACAAGGAATTTCATGTTGTGGATTCAGATTCAGATGGTGCAACTAGTTCAATCACTAAAACTGGGCCTCTTGATGATTTATCATTGGCATATGTCAAG GAGCTGGATTTTATTTCTGTTCCTTGTTTTCTAGAAGATGCTTCTCGCCCACTTATACGAGCTGGACAGCAACTTCAGGTTCTTGTGAAACTCCTGAAGTTGTGCAACTATGGAATTTTTGGATATAACAACTATGGAAGAGAAAATGACCCAAAGGATTTGCCAAATCTTGAAGATGTTCTGCCTTGTTGGGAAGGAGTATCAAGTGATTCTGCATTTCTCCTGAATCCCATGATGTTTTGTAGAAAAGACTTGGGGGATTTAGTTGAGAAAAGAAACACTATGTACCAAATGATGCTGGATAAGCTTCATcattttttcacaaaattagATGTCAAATATCATCAGTTAGGTTACACA GGAATTCCATGTCCTTCTATGCCTTCTTCTGATTGTAAAAGGAATGGTATGGATAGTTCCTTATCTTTGCCACTTGATCTGGACTTAATTTGGACTCCAACAATCCATGAACAAGGGGCTTCTGG GGCTGAAGCTCAAAAGGATAATGATGATTCTAGCACATCTGATGACCTCTGTTATGTTGTTGATCCCTCACAGTTGTCAGACTCTTCATCTTTTGATAgttgtgaagatgaagatgcGCCCAGTGTGCTTGGCATTTCATCGCAGCCAGATGCTTATCTTCTTTCGAGGGTGTCCATTTGTTATGACAGTAGAAATGTGCTGCAGAAGTTATGTGAAACTGTTAGACCAAACTCTTTGCACCCATCACACCACAATAGTTCCGAAGGTCCTGTTCAAGTTTCTCCTCTTGTGCACCCTAATCATGAAGATGTGGAACTCGGCAAAATTTCTACCGGTCAACAATTTGGGGATTCAAAGtgttctaaaatattaaaaaccataaatGAAGGTTTTCAATCTGGTAAGTGCTGGCCATTAGGAGGTCTTCTTGAGAATCCTTTTTATGCCAATATGAAGTACAAGAGTCCAAAACAACTACATTTCACTGAGTTTGTCTCTGAGATAGCTGATGAGAACTCAGACAACATTGACAGTGGGAAATCATATTTTCATGAAGTGTTTGTTTCTGAAAGTTCTGAACTGGATCCATTTAGGCGGATCAAACTCATGAATGACACTTTTGGGGGTCAATCTAAGGGTATTCCAGAGCCATGGGCTTGCCATGACTCGTATGACCTCAGCACTAATCCAATTTTGAGAAAATCATCATTTCTACATTCAACATGGAACTTGAGAGACAGAAGCTCTTTGAATAAAAAGGGGTCTTTTTTTTCGTACTTCGATTTTTCTTCTGTTTCAGATCCTTGTAAGGTCTACTCTGAGCATGAGTTTCAAGTTGAAGCTCCTATTCCTACAGAGTCAGGTGTTCCTTCTCCAGGAACAGAGAGTGTTTCCTCTGAACAATGTGCTCCAAAACATATGACagataaattaacaataaaaactgTAATTTCATCAAATGAGGATTTCCAGAAGGAACCCCTGCAAAATGCTTCCTCTGGGGCAAATTGGGAGGGATCACTAAGTTATTCAGGTGAAAATTCCACAGTTAGTACACGAGATAAGTGTGGCTTATTTGCTGCATATGAGACACCCCTGGATGTTGTCATCAGCAAATGCATAGTGCAAGGGATCATGCTTCA ATATAATTATGTGAGCAACTTCACTATCAAATTGCTCGAGCAGGGATTCGATCTACATGGACATTTGTTGGCATTGCGCCGGTATCATTTTATGGAACTGGCAGACTGGGCGgattctttcattctttctctTCGTAATCAA AAATGGTATGGTATTGAACCAGAGCAGAAAATAACTGAAATCCAAGGACAGCTTGATTTAGCTCTAAGGAGGTCTTCATGTGAGAATGATCAATACAGAGAacgattgtttttatttatgaagGGGAAGAATTTAACTGCCCGACCACATTCCACAACTG GCATCCATTGGTTTGATTTTCTAGTACTTGGATACAGAGTGGATTGGCCTGTCAGTGTTGTTATAACTCCAGAGGCATTGGAAATATATGCTGGGATATTCAGTTATCTCATTCAAATCAGGCTTGCTGCTTTTTCATTGGCTGATGTTTGGTGCAGCTTAAAG ACCCTGATGTATCCAACCTGTCACAACAGAAATTTGATGCATGGTGAAATGAAggatttcaatattttaataaaaatgag GCAACAAATTGACCATTTTGTGTCTACATTGCAACATTATGTGCATTCCCAGTTGTCACATGTGTCATGGTCCCATTTCCAACATTCACTTAAGTACAAG